Proteins co-encoded in one Actinomadura luteofluorescens genomic window:
- a CDS encoding Cgl0159 family (beta/alpha)8-fold protein encodes MTLGIPVSPADARAERIAALTETRVMRPEAVAEAAERRTRQVSLVGESGRLMLLAADHPARGALAAGGDPLAMGDRGELLDRLCVALERPGVDGVMGTADIIEDLLLLGVLEGKVVIGSMNRGGLAGSAFEIDDRFTAYGADAIAASGLDGGKMLVRVDDDDPATVRTLEACARAVSELAGHGLMAMVEPFISRRVEGRVRNDLSPEAMTRAVAIASGLGTTSAYTWLKVPVVADMERVMAASTLPALLLGGEVAADQGAAREGWRRALRSPTVRGLVVGRSLLYPPDGDVAGAVDAAVELL; translated from the coding sequence ATGACTCTCGGCATTCCGGTGTCGCCCGCCGACGCGCGGGCGGAGAGGATCGCGGCGCTGACCGAGACGCGGGTGATGCGTCCGGAGGCGGTCGCCGAGGCGGCGGAACGCAGGACCAGGCAGGTCTCGCTGGTCGGGGAGTCAGGGCGGTTGATGCTGCTGGCCGCCGATCATCCGGCGCGTGGCGCCCTGGCGGCCGGTGGCGATCCACTGGCGATGGGCGATCGGGGTGAGCTGCTGGACCGGTTGTGCGTCGCCTTGGAGCGGCCGGGTGTGGACGGCGTGATGGGCACGGCGGACATTATCGAGGATCTGCTGCTGCTGGGCGTGCTGGAGGGCAAGGTCGTGATCGGTTCGATGAACCGGGGTGGCCTGGCGGGTTCGGCGTTCGAGATCGATGACCGTTTCACGGCCTACGGCGCGGATGCGATCGCGGCGTCGGGGTTGGACGGTGGCAAGATGCTGGTGCGGGTGGACGATGACGACCCGGCGACCGTGCGCACGTTGGAGGCGTGTGCTCGGGCGGTGTCGGAGCTGGCCGGGCATGGGCTGATGGCGATGGTGGAGCCGTTCATCTCCCGGCGGGTGGAGGGGCGGGTCCGCAATGACCTGTCGCCGGAGGCGATGACGCGTGCGGTCGCGATCGCTTCGGGGTTGGGGACGACGTCGGCGTACACGTGGTTGAAGGTGCCGGTGGTGGCGGACATGGAGCGGGTGATGGCCGCGTCCACGCTGCCCGCGCTGCTGCTGGGCGGTGAGGTGGCGGCCGATCAGGGTGCGGCGCGTGAGGGGTGGCGGCGTGCGTTGCGGTCGCCGACCGTGCGGGGTCTGGTGGTGGGCCGGTCCCTGCTGTATCCGCCGGACGGCGACGTCGCCGGCGCCGTCGACGCCGCGGTGGAACTGCTGTGA